From a region of the Dyella jiangningensis genome:
- a CDS encoding cupin domain-containing protein produces the protein MGTVSTGNAEHYSWGQGCDGWHLLAVADLSVIEERMPAGTAEVRHRHVRARQFFYVLEGELMIELDGVAHRLHAGEGLHVPPGLAHQVRNAAAADTRMLVVSSPRSHGDRIDVQEEPAA, from the coding sequence ATGGGGACTGTCAGTACGGGGAATGCCGAACACTACAGCTGGGGACAGGGTTGCGATGGCTGGCATCTGCTGGCCGTCGCTGACCTGAGCGTGATCGAGGAGCGCATGCCCGCGGGGACGGCCGAAGTCCGTCACCGGCATGTTCGCGCGAGACAGTTCTTCTACGTGCTCGAAGGCGAGCTCATGATCGAGCTGGACGGCGTAGCCCACCGGTTGCACGCGGGCGAGGGGTTGCATGTCCCTCCCGGCCTGGCTCATCAAGTGCGCAACGCTGCGGCCGCCGACACGCGAATGCTGGTGGTTTCCTCGCCGCGCAGCCATGGCGACCGGATCGACGTGCAGGAGGAGCCTGCCGCATGA
- the argH gene encoding argininosuccinate lyase, producing the protein MTQPLWQKSNIKIDARIMKFLAGDDVLLDREFFLHDITASKAHVEGLANIGVVSADEATALKRELDVLAEDFRAGNFVLDERYEDGHSAIEARLTERLGDAGRRVHTGRSRNDQILVATRLWLKEQLASLEQHCKAIAQVCLDRAAQPPIPLPGYTHLQRAVVSSTAMWFAGFAEGFIDNALRAKQTAALIDANPLGTAAGYGVNLKLDREHTTHALGFARMQVSPIYAQLSRGKFEMAVLEAIAGALLDVRRLAWDLSLFTTAEFDFVKLPSEYTTGSSIMPNKRNPDVVELLRASYASVAAARTEIEQLLSLPSGYQRDLQFSKGSLFHGCRHGLAALELVPDLLARLAWNEPAMRAAIEPAMYATDVAIEQAAAGVPFRDAYRAAADAAASAGEGRTPEGSLAARVSPGSGHDLRLGELRDRLSRLDG; encoded by the coding sequence ATGACCCAGCCCCTCTGGCAAAAATCCAATATCAAGATCGATGCCCGCATCATGAAGTTCCTCGCGGGCGACGACGTGCTGCTGGATCGCGAATTCTTCCTGCACGACATCACCGCCAGCAAGGCGCATGTCGAAGGCCTCGCCAATATCGGCGTGGTGAGCGCCGACGAAGCGACTGCGCTCAAGCGCGAGCTGGACGTACTGGCTGAAGATTTCCGCGCAGGCAACTTCGTGCTGGACGAACGCTACGAGGATGGCCACTCGGCCATCGAGGCGCGCCTGACCGAACGCCTGGGTGATGCCGGCCGCCGCGTGCACACGGGCCGCAGCCGCAACGACCAGATCCTGGTCGCCACGCGCCTGTGGCTGAAAGAGCAGCTGGCGTCGCTGGAACAGCACTGCAAGGCCATTGCCCAAGTGTGCCTCGACCGTGCAGCGCAGCCGCCGATTCCGCTGCCGGGTTACACGCATCTGCAGCGCGCCGTGGTGTCGTCCACGGCGATGTGGTTCGCCGGCTTTGCCGAAGGCTTCATCGACAACGCCCTGCGTGCGAAGCAGACCGCCGCGTTGATTGATGCCAACCCACTGGGCACCGCGGCCGGCTACGGCGTCAACCTGAAGCTCGATCGCGAACACACTACCCACGCGCTGGGCTTTGCACGCATGCAGGTGTCGCCGATCTATGCGCAGCTCTCGCGCGGCAAGTTCGAGATGGCCGTGCTGGAGGCCATCGCGGGCGCACTGCTGGACGTGCGCCGCCTGGCCTGGGACCTCTCGCTGTTCACGACAGCGGAATTCGACTTCGTGAAGCTGCCGTCCGAATACACCACGGGCAGCTCGATCATGCCGAACAAGCGCAACCCCGACGTGGTTGAGCTGCTGCGCGCAAGCTATGCCAGCGTGGCGGCGGCGCGTACCGAGATCGAGCAGCTGCTGTCGCTGCCCTCGGGCTACCAGCGCGACCTGCAGTTCTCCAAGGGCTCGTTGTTCCACGGCTGCCGTCATGGCCTTGCCGCGCTCGAACTGGTCCCGGATCTTCTTGCCCGTCTCGCCTGGAACGAGCCGGCCATGCGCGCGGCGATCGAGCCGGCGATGTACGCCACCGACGTGGCGATCGAACAGGCGGCAGCGGGCGTGCCTTTCCGCGACGCGTACCGTGCGGCCGCTGATGCCGCAGCATCTGCAGGCGAGGGGCGCACGCCCGAGGGTAGCCTGGCGGCACGCGTCTCGCCCGGTTCGGGCCACGACCTGCGCCTGGGTGAGTTGCGGGATCGACTAAGCCGTCTGGACGGCTAA
- the argC gene encoding N-acetyl-gamma-glutamyl-phosphate reductase, whose protein sequence is MSTTKHRIGIVGARGHTGAELIRLVAAHPALELAFVSSRELDGQRVADHVEGFDGDLRYASLDPEAVAAQGADVVVLALPNGKAAPYVEAIDKAKPETLIVDLSADYRFNEKWYYGLPELTRERWRGEKRISNPGCYATAVQLSIAPLKDLLAAPPVSFGVSGYSGAGTTPSDKNDPEKLRDNLMPYSLTGHMHEKEASRHLGVPVEFMPHVAPHFRGLTVTTNLYLSRQVKREDIVSRFHGAYDGEKLVHVVDEAPWVSRIAHKHHVDIGGFAVSNDGKRVVVVATLDNLLKGAATQAMQNINRAIGVDEYTAIPLA, encoded by the coding sequence ATGAGCACGACCAAGCATCGCATCGGCATCGTTGGCGCACGGGGCCATACCGGCGCCGAACTGATCCGCCTGGTGGCAGCGCATCCGGCGCTGGAACTGGCTTTCGTTTCCTCGCGCGAACTGGACGGTCAGCGCGTTGCCGATCACGTCGAAGGCTTCGATGGCGACCTGCGCTACGCCAGTCTCGATCCTGAGGCCGTGGCTGCGCAAGGCGCCGACGTGGTTGTATTGGCCCTGCCGAACGGCAAGGCAGCACCGTATGTGGAGGCGATCGACAAGGCGAAGCCGGAGACGTTGATCGTGGATCTCTCCGCGGACTATCGCTTCAACGAGAAGTGGTACTACGGCCTGCCCGAGCTGACGCGCGAGCGCTGGCGTGGCGAGAAACGCATCAGCAATCCGGGTTGTTATGCGACGGCCGTGCAGCTTTCCATCGCGCCGTTGAAGGATCTGCTGGCGGCGCCGCCGGTGAGCTTCGGCGTGTCGGGCTACTCGGGTGCGGGCACCACGCCATCCGATAAGAACGACCCTGAAAAGCTGCGCGACAACCTGATGCCGTATTCACTCACCGGGCACATGCACGAGAAGGAAGCCAGTCGCCATCTCGGCGTGCCGGTGGAGTTCATGCCGCACGTGGCGCCGCATTTCCGCGGCCTTACCGTGACCACCAACCTGTACCTGTCGCGCCAGGTCAAGCGCGAGGATATCGTCAGCCGCTTCCATGGCGCCTATGACGGCGAGAAGCTGGTGCACGTTGTCGACGAGGCACCGTGGGTGAGCCGGATCGCGCACAAGCACCATGTGGACATCGGCGGTTTCGCCGTGTCCAACGATGGCAAGCGCGTGGTGGTGGTGGCGACACTGGACAATCTGCTCAAGGGCGCCGCGACCCAGGCCATGCAGAACATCAATCGCGCCATCGGCGTGGACGAGTACACGGCCATTCCGTTAGCGTAA
- a CDS encoding acetylglutamate kinase, with protein sequence MEAHKHTRKTIVRLLSSMGSAKEIQQYLKRFSQLDAKRFAVVKVGGAVLRDDLPALTSSLTFLQQVGLTPIVLHGAGPQLDEELSAAGIEKQTVNGLRVTTPKALAIVRKVFQEQNLRLVEALQTMDTRATSVLSGVFTSTYLDRDTYGLVGKVSRINLAPIEASLRAGSIPVIASMGETEEGQILNVNADFAANELVRVLQPYKIVFLTGTGGLLDDQGRIIDSINLSTEFEHLMSQPWINGGMRVKIEQIADLLNDLPLTSSVSITQPSELAKELFTHKGSGTLVRRGEKVKRFESWEGIDLARMRELIESSFGRTLVPDYFERTKPFRVYVSENYRTAMILTLEDGLPYLDKFAVLDDAQGEGLGRAVWQVMREENPQLFWRSRHGNNVNHFYYAESDGCLKQPRWKVFWYGIEDFDTIARCVAHCAQRLPTLVD encoded by the coding sequence ATGGAAGCCCACAAGCACACCAGGAAAACCATCGTCCGCCTGCTTTCGAGCATGGGCAGCGCGAAGGAGATCCAGCAATACCTCAAGCGTTTCTCGCAGCTCGACGCCAAGCGCTTCGCCGTGGTGAAGGTCGGTGGCGCGGTGCTGCGCGATGACCTGCCGGCGCTGACCTCGTCGCTGACCTTCCTGCAGCAGGTCGGCCTCACGCCGATCGTGCTGCATGGCGCAGGTCCGCAGCTGGACGAGGAGCTGTCCGCCGCCGGCATCGAAAAGCAGACGGTGAACGGCCTGCGCGTGACGACGCCCAAGGCGCTGGCGATCGTGCGCAAGGTGTTCCAGGAACAGAACCTGCGCCTGGTCGAAGCGCTGCAGACCATGGACACCCGCGCCACCTCGGTGCTGTCGGGCGTGTTCACTTCCACGTATCTCGATCGCGATACCTACGGCCTGGTGGGCAAGGTCAGCCGCATCAACCTGGCGCCGATCGAGGCCAGCCTTCGCGCCGGTTCGATCCCGGTGATCGCCAGCATGGGCGAGACGGAGGAGGGCCAGATCCTCAACGTCAACGCCGACTTCGCCGCGAACGAACTGGTGCGCGTGCTGCAGCCGTACAAGATCGTGTTCCTCACCGGCACGGGCGGCCTGCTGGATGACCAGGGACGCATCATCGACTCGATCAACCTCAGCACCGAGTTCGAGCACCTGATGTCGCAGCCGTGGATCAACGGCGGCATGCGCGTGAAGATCGAACAGATCGCCGACCTGCTCAACGACCTGCCGCTCACCTCGTCGGTGTCGATCACGCAGCCGTCGGAGCTCGCCAAGGAGCTGTTCACCCACAAGGGTTCGGGCACGCTGGTGCGCCGTGGCGAGAAGGTAAAGCGCTTCGAGTCGTGGGAAGGCATCGACCTGGCGCGCATGCGCGAGCTGATTGAGTCGAGCTTCGGCCGCACGCTGGTGCCGGATTACTTCGAGCGCACCAAGCCGTTCCGCGTGTACGTGAGCGAGAACTATCGCACCGCGATGATCCTTACGCTGGAAGACGGCCTGCCGTACCTCGACAAGTTCGCGGTGCTGGACGATGCGCAGGGCGAAGGCCTGGGCCGCGCCGTGTGGCAGGTGATGCGCGAGGAGAACCCGCAGTTGTTCTGGCGCTCGCGCCACGGCAACAACGTCAACCATTTCTACTATGCCGAATCCGATGGCTGCCTCAAGCAGCCGCGCTGGAAGGTGTTCTGGTACGGCATCGAAGACTTCGACACGATCGCACGCTGCGTGGCGCACTGCGCCCAACGCTTGCCGACCCTGGTGGACTGA
- a CDS encoding acetylornithine deacetylase encodes MSALLDDTLRHLRALVSHDTRNPPREIGTGGIFDYLRDNLPGFDVSVTDYGAGAVTLHAVRGNPKVLFNVHLDTVPDSPHWTANPHELRVTEDRAIGLGACDIKGAAAALLAVANATEGDMALLLSTDEEANDPRCIAGFLRAFPPLPAGEGSGHAAHSASAAPSPQPLSRGERGFARVGYEAVIVAEPTKGEAVLAHRGIHSVQMRFKGSAGHASGEQKPSDSAVHQAIRWGGAALDYVEKQAHERFGGLTGLRFNIGRVDGGIKANMIAPSADVRFGFRPLPTMNPDQLLETFRTLVEPQPIEFDELFRGDSLPAGDTATAEARRLAARDLADELDIPIGNAVDFWTEAALFSAAGYICFVYGPGDIAQAHTADEWVALEQLKHYAETIYRIVEKCGQGRPLFDPTLTDERKG; translated from the coding sequence ATGAGCGCATTACTGGACGACACCCTTCGACATCTTCGCGCGCTGGTCAGCCATGACACGCGCAATCCGCCGCGCGAGATCGGCACGGGCGGCATTTTCGACTACCTGCGGGACAACCTGCCGGGCTTCGATGTCAGCGTGACCGATTACGGCGCGGGCGCCGTGACTTTGCATGCCGTGCGCGGCAACCCCAAGGTGCTGTTCAACGTGCACCTGGACACCGTGCCCGACTCGCCGCACTGGACGGCCAACCCGCACGAGTTGCGGGTGACGGAAGATCGCGCCATCGGTTTGGGCGCCTGTGACATCAAGGGCGCGGCGGCCGCGTTGCTCGCGGTGGCCAATGCCACGGAGGGCGATATGGCACTGCTGTTGTCCACCGACGAGGAGGCCAACGATCCGCGCTGCATCGCTGGTTTCTTGCGGGCTTTTCCCCCTCTCCCTGCGGGAGAGGGTTCGGGTCATGCCGCGCACTCTGCTTCGGCCGCACCCTCTCCCCAACCCCTCTCCCGAGGGGAGAGGGGCTTTGCGCGTGTGGGCTATGAAGCGGTGATTGTGGCGGAGCCCACCAAGGGCGAGGCGGTGCTGGCGCATCGCGGCATCCATTCGGTGCAGATGCGCTTCAAGGGCAGCGCAGGGCATGCCTCGGGCGAGCAGAAGCCTAGCGATAGCGCCGTGCACCAGGCCATTCGCTGGGGCGGTGCGGCGCTCGATTACGTCGAGAAGCAGGCGCATGAACGCTTCGGTGGACTGACCGGCCTGCGCTTCAACATCGGCCGTGTGGATGGCGGTATCAAGGCCAACATGATCGCGCCCTCGGCGGACGTCCGTTTCGGCTTTCGTCCGCTGCCCACCATGAATCCCGATCAGCTGCTGGAAACGTTCCGCACGCTGGTCGAGCCGCAGCCTATCGAATTCGACGAACTGTTCCGCGGCGATTCGCTGCCGGCTGGCGATACGGCCACGGCCGAGGCGCGCCGCCTCGCCGCGCGCGATCTCGCCGACGAGCTGGATATCCCGATCGGCAACGCCGTGGACTTCTGGACCGAGGCAGCGCTGTTCTCGGCCGCGGGCTACATCTGCTTCGTCTACGGCCCCGGCGACATCGCGCAGGCGCACACCGCCGACGAGTGGGTCGCGCTCGAACAACTGAAGCATTACGCAGAAACCATCTACCGCATCGTTGAAAAGTGTGGCCAGGGAAGGCCACTTTTTGATCCCACGCTCACGGATGAGCGCAAAGGATAA
- a CDS encoding argininosuccinate synthase: MSKDIVLAFSGGLDTSFCVPYLKERGWAVHTVFADTGGVDAEERAYIEQRAKELGVASHVTVDGGPAIWNGFVKPFVQAGEAYQGQYPLLVSDRYLIVDAAIARAKELGTKAIAHGCTGMGNDQVRFDLAVKALGDYEIVAPIREIQKEHTQTRAYEQAYLEERGFDVRAKQKSYTINENLLGVTLSGGEIDHWKTPGEGARGWCKPRAEWPSEKLSVTIGFEKGEAVSLNGEKLPGAKLLAKLNELFAPYGVGRGMYTGDTTIGLKGRIVYEAPGLISLLAAHRALEEAVLTKQQNRFKPEVARKWVEVVYEGFFHDPVKTDLEAFLASSQACVNGEVVLETNGALVTAVEVRSPHILNAKGATYAQSADWGVEEAEGFIKLFGMSSTLWAEINRS, encoded by the coding sequence ATGAGCAAAGACATCGTCCTCGCCTTCTCCGGCGGCCTCGACACCAGCTTCTGCGTGCCCTACCTCAAGGAGCGCGGTTGGGCTGTGCACACCGTGTTCGCCGACACCGGCGGCGTGGACGCCGAGGAGCGCGCCTACATCGAACAGCGCGCCAAGGAGCTGGGCGTGGCCAGCCATGTCACGGTGGACGGTGGCCCGGCCATCTGGAACGGCTTCGTCAAGCCTTTCGTGCAGGCCGGCGAGGCCTATCAGGGCCAGTACCCGCTGCTGGTGTCCGATCGCTACCTGATCGTGGACGCCGCCATTGCGCGCGCCAAGGAGCTGGGCACCAAGGCCATCGCGCACGGCTGCACCGGCATGGGCAATGACCAGGTCCGTTTTGACCTTGCGGTGAAGGCGCTGGGTGACTACGAGATCGTGGCGCCGATCCGCGAGATCCAGAAGGAGCACACCCAGACGCGTGCCTACGAGCAGGCCTATCTGGAAGAGCGCGGTTTCGACGTGCGTGCCAAGCAGAAGAGCTACACCATCAACGAGAACCTGCTGGGCGTGACGCTGTCCGGTGGCGAGATCGACCATTGGAAGACGCCGGGCGAGGGCGCTCGCGGCTGGTGCAAGCCGCGCGCCGAATGGCCGTCCGAAAAGCTGTCGGTGACGATCGGCTTCGAGAAGGGCGAGGCGGTGTCGCTCAATGGCGAGAAGCTGCCGGGCGCCAAGCTGCTCGCCAAGCTCAACGAGCTGTTCGCGCCATACGGCGTGGGCCGCGGCATGTACACCGGCGACACCACCATCGGCCTCAAGGGCCGCATCGTGTATGAAGCGCCGGGCCTGATTTCACTGCTGGCCGCGCACCGTGCTCTGGAAGAGGCCGTGCTGACCAAGCAGCAGAATCGCTTCAAGCCGGAAGTGGCACGCAAGTGGGTCGAGGTCGTGTATGAAGGTTTCTTCCACGATCCGGTCAAGACCGACCTGGAGGCGTTTCTCGCGTCCAGCCAGGCCTGCGTGAATGGTGAAGTGGTGCTGGAAACCAACGGTGCATTGGTGACTGCGGTCGAAGTGCGCTCGCCGCACATCCTCAACGCCAAGGGCGCGACCTATGCGCAGTCGGCGGACTGGGGTGTGGAAGAGGCCGAGGGCTTCATCAAGCTGTTCGGCATGAGCAGCACGCTGTGGGCCGAGATCAACCGCAGCTGA
- a CDS encoding OsmC family protein produces the protein MSKSHQHKYQVETLWTGNQGSGTKTYQGYGRDHEIHIAGKPVLMGSSDPLFRGDAGKHNPEDMLVTALSTCHMLSYLHQAVLAGVVVTGYVDHAEGTMETDAHGGRFLEVVLRPEVTITVASDPAKAEAAHEPAHHACFIANSVNFPVRCEPRIIVESV, from the coding sequence ATGAGCAAGTCGCACCAGCACAAGTACCAGGTCGAAACCCTCTGGACCGGCAACCAGGGCAGCGGTACCAAGACCTATCAGGGTTATGGCCGCGACCATGAAATCCACATCGCCGGGAAGCCGGTGCTGATGGGATCGTCCGATCCGCTGTTCCGCGGTGACGCCGGCAAGCACAACCCCGAGGACATGCTCGTCACGGCGTTGTCCACCTGCCACATGCTGTCCTATCTGCACCAGGCGGTGCTGGCGGGCGTGGTGGTGACCGGCTACGTCGATCATGCCGAAGGCACCATGGAAACCGACGCCCATGGCGGTCGTTTCCTCGAGGTGGTGCTGCGGCCCGAAGTAACCATCACGGTTGCCAGCGACCCGGCCAAGGCGGAGGCGGCGCACGAACCTGCGCACCACGCCTGTTTCATCGCCAACTCTGTCAACTTCCCGGTGCGCTGCGAACCGCGCATCATTGTCGAATCGGTTTGA
- a CDS encoding FMN-binding negative transcriptional regulator: protein MYLPTHFKETRSEKLHALMREYPFATVVAQGEGGVCANHLPLELVSDTQLHGHVARGNELAKLDGAEVLVIFRGPDGYVSPNWYPSKRETHREVPTWNYAVVHVHGRLRVTHDPVWLRSLLERLTDRHEAGQPEPWHVTDAPEDHIEKMLKAITGLEIDIERIEGKFKLSQNHPAANRAGVVAGLHERARRADAELAELMSQQDIPQQEKGRS, encoded by the coding sequence ATGTACCTGCCCACGCACTTCAAGGAAACGCGCAGCGAGAAGTTGCACGCGCTGATGCGTGAGTACCCGTTCGCCACCGTGGTCGCCCAGGGCGAGGGTGGCGTATGCGCCAACCACCTTCCGCTGGAACTGGTGAGCGACACGCAGCTGCACGGCCACGTGGCACGCGGCAACGAGCTAGCGAAGCTCGACGGCGCCGAGGTGCTGGTGATCTTCCGCGGCCCGGACGGCTATGTGAGTCCGAACTGGTACCCGAGCAAGCGGGAAACCCACCGCGAAGTGCCGACGTGGAACTACGCGGTGGTGCACGTCCATGGCCGCCTGCGTGTCACCCACGATCCCGTGTGGCTGCGCAGCCTGCTGGAAAGGTTGACCGACCGCCACGAGGCCGGGCAGCCGGAACCGTGGCACGTGACCGACGCGCCGGAAGATCACATCGAAAAGATGCTCAAGGCCATTACCGGCCTGGAGATCGACATCGAGCGCATCGAAGGCAAGTTCAAACTGAGCCAGAACCATCCGGCGGCCAATCGTGCCGGTGTCGTTGCGGGTCTGCATGAGCGCGCCCGTCGTGCTGATGCGGAACTCGCCGAGCTCATGTCGCAACAGGACATCCCTCAACAGGAAAAGGGCAGGTCATGA
- a CDS encoding N-acetylornithine carbamoyltransferase produces the protein MTLRHFLTTQDYSRAEIDALLEQAAAFKRSPRGQQLAGKSVALMFFNPSMRTRTSFELGAFHMGGHAIVLAPGKDAWPIEFEVGTVMDGDTEEHIAEVARVLSRYVDLIAVRAFPKFQDWSVDRQDNVIKAFAKYATVPVINMETITHPCQELAHAMAMKEHLGSLQNKKYVLTWTYHPKPLNTAVANSALLIATKMGMDVTLLCPTPDYVLDERYMEFGYQNAKENGGSLKVSHNIEEAYRGADVVYAKSWGALPFFGRWDQEKPIRDAHKHFIVDEQKMALTNNGLFSHCLPLRRNVKATDAVMDSPACIAIDEAENRLHVQKAVMASLIGQR, from the coding sequence ATGACTCTCCGCCATTTCTTGACTACCCAGGACTACAGCCGCGCCGAGATCGATGCGCTGCTTGAACAGGCCGCCGCCTTCAAGCGCTCGCCTCGCGGCCAGCAGCTGGCCGGCAAGTCCGTGGCGCTGATGTTCTTCAACCCGTCGATGCGCACGCGCACCAGTTTCGAGCTGGGTGCGTTCCATATGGGTGGCCACGCCATCGTGCTGGCGCCGGGCAAGGACGCGTGGCCGATCGAGTTCGAGGTCGGCACGGTGATGGACGGCGATACCGAAGAGCACATCGCCGAAGTGGCGCGCGTGCTGTCGCGCTACGTGGACTTGATCGCCGTGCGCGCTTTCCCGAAGTTCCAGGACTGGTCGGTGGATCGGCAGGACAACGTCATCAAGGCATTCGCCAAGTACGCCACGGTGCCGGTGATCAACATGGAGACCATCACCCATCCGTGCCAGGAGCTCGCGCATGCCATGGCGATGAAGGAGCACCTGGGCAGCCTGCAGAACAAGAAGTACGTGCTGACCTGGACCTACCACCCCAAGCCGCTCAACACCGCGGTGGCCAACTCCGCGCTGCTGATCGCCACCAAGATGGGCATGGACGTGACGCTGCTGTGCCCGACGCCGGACTACGTGCTCGATGAGCGCTACATGGAGTTCGGCTATCAGAACGCGAAGGAAAACGGCGGTTCGCTGAAGGTCAGCCACAACATCGAGGAAGCCTACCGTGGCGCCGATGTGGTCTATGCGAAGAGCTGGGGCGCGCTGCCGTTCTTCGGCCGCTGGGACCAGGAAAAGCCGATCCGCGACGCGCACAAGCACTTCATCGTGGACGAGCAGAAGATGGCGCTGACCAACAACGGTCTGTTCAGCCATTGCCTGCCGCTGCGTCGCAACGTGAAGGCTACCGACGCGGTGATGGATTCGCCCGCCTGCATCGCCATCGACGAAGCCGAGAACCGCCTGCATGTGCAGAAGGCGGTGATGGCGTCGCTGATCGGTCAGCGCTGA